Proteins encoded together in one Miscanthus floridulus cultivar M001 chromosome 16, ASM1932011v1, whole genome shotgun sequence window:
- the LOC136513412 gene encoding cypmaclein-like gives MAKPSTSRLLFSLSLVVLLLLVQTTAPHGQADAIDCGASCAYRCSKSGRPKMCLRACGTCCQRCGCVPPGTSGNEDVCPCYANMTTHDGKHKCP, from the exons ATGGCCAAGCCCAGCACCAGCAGGCTGCTCTTCTCGCTCTCGCTCGTCGTCCTTCTGCTCCTCGTGCAG ACCACTGCTCCCCATGGACAGGCTGATGCCATCG ACTGCGGCGCGAGCTGCGCGTACCGGTGCAGCAAGTCGGGGCGGCCCAAGATGTGCCTGAGGGCGTGCGGCACCTGCTGCCAGCGCTGCGGCTGCGTCCCGCCGGGCACCTCCGGCAACGAGGACGTCTGCCCCTGCTACGCCAACATGACAACCCACGACGGCAAGCACAAGTGCCCGTGA